One window of Branchiostoma lanceolatum isolate klBraLanc5 chromosome 8, klBraLanc5.hap2, whole genome shotgun sequence genomic DNA carries:
- the LOC136439628 gene encoding uncharacterized protein isoform X4 → MWPLSSHDRSQKMLLLVSGLFLVLWRNVEAAAADSGLKPTEKNEVCFTKEGKIAYNPDTQTCCIDGVKEGAENKHICKTCGSTMFAMPKDGPTWRCCGSKRDVPYNPDSHHCCFGNVREGPEEETACFRCGKNVVSIPEKEADDWMCCGKKNKPYNTKKEHCCFGEVREGSDEKFQCQKCGKKVFSKPKSDPSWRCCGKKNDMPYNPDTHHCCFHEVKEGSQKEHMCQRCGDNVFSKMISEPSYKCCGPQMEPYNPNSHHCCFNEVRKGSEKKNVCQRCGANVFSRPASDQSWWCCGNKDLPYNPTSHTCCGGDVLKGPDDDNVCQKCGDVSFLRPKTDSRWHCCGDDNTPYNPKTHYCCFGQLKDGAESQYTCLRCGKKVSTVPANGPVWGCCADLAYNTEKQVCCKDEVFQGTKCDAPGVKPASDLAEQTKQGEDPGAYNADPQGSEAPKEPAFKPEGEEAGTGGCSVNTGGRQSATQICCGNRFYPGNVAINVCKTCGAHFFVDTLLETPKRCCGEAPMNPETQVCCRGKVVEGKSCDGSPPDLGAQSSDPAVDTALLPSLTGDSSQQQVCNVRGVGLQNYDPKRETCCGEKLFDGAEDDIYCRRCRDVSFVEPKSGTARRCCGNTPFNPESSACCGEEVFNPLTQVCCDNRVYPGKTCPRFAAAVGRLDTAGFQNQPLANRLGGTKAQVGMCKVNNINVAFDENRQLCCENQLFDGATRRTHNCRTCGGIPFVEIINADPAQRCCGAAPFNPNTHTCCDEDRVVPGQDCYQAVDQPDVGVLQPPGGSVGGTKAEVGMCKVGNINVAFDENRQLCCENQLFDNANRRTHQCRTCAGIPFVEPIGIDPHKRCCGANPFNPSTQTCCDGGQVIFGQDCFAGLREATGSVYVADVNQLGGTKAKVGMCKVANINVAYDPRRQICCENRIFDGPEEQTDCRTCGGDPFVEPRGTDPASRCCGLQQYRPNEQVCCQGQLLPFGTECFGGLSGGGSQFGFVSGQDPTSINAGAAQPPFLPSGPNFFRPAQPVQPGVFGQFGGTKADVGMCRIQLGGGNAVNIRYDPTRQICCENQIFEGTMDTVNCRKCGTTPFVEPVGIDPAKRCCGQVPFNPTTHVCCDGSVVPGQQCYGGLEEATGTTDIIPGPQIPTTQQGNKAQTEGCRVRGVGDLRYDPNTHICCGDQIMRGPTSSSICMRCGNTIFVQPMGITADRCCAGEAFNPDSESCCDGVVFQGLRCPQAATGQSTAAIGPSIGLKAEVGYCQVDGRSQPFDPSRKICCGNQLYDGTVNTLNCRICGTEFFVESPNEVAARCCGPQRFNPETQVCCDGIVTGGRTCPNVVGPDFASLDQSAIVGLCDVNGYPQSYNPSTHICCRDGIHEGPTRDSICRTCGSTTFVQRRGVPMMCCGNSPYDPRSSTCCNGRVSQGSSCKHSQGGSPFDVNVGTAQYVNPGETVTLTCTYSPASQKADAITWSKGNNRKSDAVLHSVYGPRGYGDFAGRVSLIDQASLSIKDVRPEDTGKYTCAVQVGKSRVSGSLQLFVSSQRQSSESGCLVENRVYRDQERFRHPSQSCMNCVCQGREVSCQPKQCPPATCPNPRKDECCQTCNGCSFSGEDYNNGDQFQHSSNPCRTCHCMNGHVRCMATTCPTPKCPNAVTQPGQCCPQCPGAPAGGDSGCIYEGSTYSAGQQFNDPRDTCRLCNCQNGAVNCRRRPCPAANCPYPVIRDCCRACDDCSVDGQQYRNGEEFADPRDECLTCQCSNGHVVCNRRECPDTTCANAITRAGECCPVCEGSTVPDALTPRPTAPTGLSGYAVDAKTISVQWRPPPNTLGLRGYRVFYQKIGDSDPQSTDTESRDLSYNIRGVEPFTDYQIWVTSYGIGGESERSNKIVVRTSERTALAPQDVTATAVDSQSVLVEWRHPVPSSPTARITGYRILYKQASESDDQYQDVGLSTTDTSFTIRGLNPYTEYDVIVATASEGGDEARSMPVRVRTAEGTPGPVGELTGEADGDTSIKVSWQPPTVVNGVLQGYRIYYQRIGDRDFEEVEVSDPRETSYLLTDLRSNARYRIWMIAFNGAVDGLKSQEIIVNTGGEYPQVPGVPLGVRVFPEDPTTIRVQWQAPSLGGTLSGYRIHYQVDGDSLISTVEAGPNARSQTITGLQPGTTYNVWVVAYSSAGVGRRSQRISITTQEIATDEAPGPPRNVRMGIVNPTSVQLDWVAPIPGGYDISEPVKGYRILYQRVGVRVIGEIEVDSSVLSYTLTGLNPNAEYTIWIQAFTETTDGRRSEALQLPRRESVEEVALPSAPIGVSANALDSRSIRVQWSQPEGDPSSIQGYRVLYRRAGDDSMVSAEVGADQTAYTISSLSSDTDYEIQVLAYTESGDGDQSGPVLVRTPTAPGTREIPEVDCYKDTGDDYRGTASTTEKGEECVSWGASDVFQYGVNEFSQGEFGIGDHNYCRNPDGDIKPWCYVDLRGTYEYCDLKRCVSD, encoded by the exons ATGTGGCCTCTCTCTTCCCATGATAGGTCTCAGAAGATGCTGCTACTGGTATCGGGACTCTTCCTGGTATTGTGGAGAAACGTCGAGGCCGCAGCCGCCGATTCAG GCCTAAAACCGACGGAGAAGAACGAGGTGTGTTTCACGAAGGAAGGGAAGATCGCATACAACCCTGACACGCAGACCTGCTGTATCGATGGCGTCAAGGAGGGCGCCGAGAACAAGCACATATGCAAGACATGCGGCTCGACAATGTTCGCCATGCCGAAGGACGGTCCCACCTGGAGATGCTGTGGATCAAAACGCGACGTTCCGTACAATCCCGACTCCCACCACTGCTGCTTCGGCAATGTTCGGGAGGGACCCGAAGAGGAAACGGCCTGCTTCCGATGCGGCAAAAATGTCGTGTCCATCCCGGAGAAGGAGGCTGACGACTGGATGTGTTGCGGTAAGAAGAACAAGCCTTACAACACCAAGAAAGAACACTGCTGCTTCGGCGAGGTAAGGGAAGGGTCGGACGAGAAGTTCCAGTGCCAGAAGTGCGGCAAAAAGGTTTTCAGCAAGCCCAAGTCGGACCCGTCCTGGAGATGCTGCGGTAAGAAGAACGACATGCCCTACAACCCCGACACTCACCACTGCTGTTTCCACGAGGTGAAGGAAGGGTCCCAGAAGGAGCACATGTGCCAGAGGTGCGGAGACAACGTCTTCAGCAAGATGATCTCCGAGCCGTCCTACAAGTGCTGCGGGCCTCAGATGGAGCCGTACAACCCCAACAGTCACCACTGCTGTTTTAACGAG GTTCGGAAAGGCTCCGAGAAGAAGAACGTGTGTCAGCGGTGCGGCGCGAACGTGTTCAGCCGCCCGGCCTCGGACCAGTCCTGGTGGTGCTGCGGAAACAAGGACCTGCCCTACAACCCCACCTCGCACACCTGCTGTGGTGGGGACGTCCTCAAGGGGCCCGACGACGACAACGTGTGTCAGAAGTGCGGCGACGTGTCGTTCCTGCGCCCGAAGACGGACTCCCGGTGGCACTGCTGCGGCGACGACAACACCCCCTACAACCCGAAAACGCACTACTGCTGCTTCGGGCAGCTGAAGGACGGGGCGGAGTCGCAGTACACCTGCCTGCGGTGCGGGAAGAAGGTGTCCACGGTGCCCGCTAACGGCCCGGTGTGGGGCTGCTGTGCAGACCTGGCCTACAACACGGAGAAGCAGGTGTGCTGCAAGGACGAGGTCTTCCAGGGGACCAAGTGCGACGCGCCGGGTGTCAAGCCTGCATCTG ACCTAGCCGAACAGACGAAACAAGGTGAGGACCCGGGAGCGTACAACGCGGATCCGCAGGGGTCCGAGGCCCCCAAGGAGCCGGCCTTCAAGCCCGAGGGCGAGGAGGCAGGGACCGGCGGCTGCAGCGTCAACACGGGCGGGCGGCAGTCAGCCACTCAGATCTGCTGTGGAAACAG GTTCTATCCCGGAAATGTGGCCATCAACGTTTGTAAGACGTGTGGAGCTCACTTCTTTGTGGACACTTTATTGGAGACGCCGAAGAGATGCTGCGGAGAAGCTCCGATGAACCCCGAGACTCAGGTCTGCTGCAGGGGCAAGGTCGTCGAAGGAAAATCATGTGACG GCTCTCCTCCGGACCTGGGTGCACAGTCGTCCGACCCGGCCGTAGACACCGCCCTGCTGCCCAGCCTGACCGGAGACAGCTCCCAGCAACAG GTCTGCAATGTCCGTGGTGTTGGTCTGCAGAACTACGACCCCAAAAGGGAGACGTGCTGCGGAGAGAAACTGTTTGATGGCGCCGAAGACGATATTTATTGCCGAAG ATGTCGTGACGTGTCCTTCGTGGAGCCGAAGAGCGGGACGGCGCGCCGTTGCTGTGGCAACACGCCCTTCAACCCAGAATCCAGCGCGTGTTGCGGGGAGGAGGTGTTCAACCCTCTGACGCAGGTGTGCTGCGACAACAGGGTGTATCCTGGGAAAACTTGTCCACGATTCG CTGCTGCCGTTGGCCGTCTGGACACTGCAGGCTTCCAGAACCAGCCTCTTGCCAACCGTCTGGGCGGCACCAAGGCTCAAGTGGGGATGTGCAAGGTCAACAACATTAACGTGGCGTTCGACGAGAACAGGCAGCTGTGCTGTGAGAACCAGCTGTTCGACGGAGCCACCAGGCGCACACACAACTGCAG GACGTGTGGTGGGATTCCCTTCGTGGAGATCATTAATGCAGACCCGGCCCAGCGGTGCTGCGGAGCCGCGCCCTTTAACCCCAACACGCACACCTGCTGTGACGAGGACAGGGTGGTCCCCGGACAGGACTGCTACCAGGCTG TTGACCAGCCGGACGTGGGAGTCCTCCAGCCACCAGGCGGGAGCGTGGGAGGTACCAAGGCGGAGGTAGGGATGTGTAAGGTCGGCAACATCAACGTGGCGTTTGACGAGAACCGACAACTGTGCTGTGAGAACCAGCTCTTCGACAACGCCAACCGCAGGACCCACCAGTGCAG GACATGTGCAGGAATCCCCTTCGTGGAGCCCATCGGAATAGACCCGCACAAGAGGTGCTGCGGCGCGAACCCGTTCAACCCCAGCACGCAGACGTGCTGCGACGGCGGACAGGTCATCTTCGGGCAGGATTGCTTCGCAGGCTTACGGGAAG CTACCGGATCCGTGTATGTGGCCGACGTGAACCAGCTGGGCGGCACCAAGGCGAAGGTGGGCATGTGTAAGGTGGCGAACATCAACGTCGCCTACGACCCTAGGAGACAGATCTGCTGCGAGAACCGCATCTTCGACGGACCCGAGGAACAGACAGACTGCAG AACTTGCGGTGGGGACCCGTTCGTGGAGCCGAGGGGAACGGACCCGGCCAGTCGCTGCTGTGGACTCCAGCAGTACCGCCCTAACGAACAAGTCTGCTGCCAAGGCCAGCTCCTTCCCTTCGGAACGGAGTGTTTCGGGGGCCTGTCGGGCGGTGGCAGCCAGTTCGGATTTG TGTCTGGACAGGACCCGACCTCCATTAACGCCGGAGCTGCCCAGCCGCCCTTCCTCCCGAGCGGTCCCAACTTCTTCCGGCCAGCCCAACCAGTCCAGCCCGGTGTGTTCGGGCAGTTCGGAGGGACCAAGGCTGACGTAGGGATGTGCCGAATCCAGCTGGGCGGAGGGAACGCTGTGAACATACGCTACGACCCGACCAGGCAGATCTGCTGTGAGAATCAG ATATTCGAAGGCACCATGGACACAGTGAACTGCAGAAAGTGTGGCACTACACCGTTTGTGGAGCCGGTGGGAATAGACCCGGCCAAGAGGTGCTGTGGGCAGGTCCCCTTCAACCCCACCACTCACGTCTGCTGCGATGGCTCAGTGGTGCCGGGGCAGCAGTGCTACGGTGGCTTGGAGGAAG CAACCGGCACGACCGACATCATCCCCGGGCCTCAGATCCCAACCACCCAGCAGGGTAACAAGGCGCAGACGGAGGGGTGCCGTGTCCGCGGGGTGGGCGATCTCCGCTACGACCCCAACACGCACATCTGCTGCGGGGACCAGATCATGAGAGGCCCCACCAGCAGCTCCATATGTATGAG GTGTGGTAACACAATCTTCGTCCAGCCCATGGGGATAACAGCGGACCGTTGCTGTGCAGGAGAGGCCTTCAACCCCGACTCGGAAAGCTGCTGCGATGGAGTGGTCTTCCAGGGATTGCGCTGTCCACAAGCAG CTACTGGTCAAAGCACCGCCGCTATCGGCCCGTCCATCGGTCTGAAGGCGGAGGTGGGGTACTGTCAGGTGGACGGACGCAGCCAGCCCTTCGACCCCAGTCGGAAGATCTGCTGCGGGAACCAGTTATACGACGGCACCGTCAACACCCTTAACTGCCGCATCTGCGGAACCGAGTTCTTTGTCGAGTCACCCAACGAG GTTGCTGCCAGGTGCTGTGGGCCGCAGAGATTTAACCCCGAAACACAAGTATGCTGTGACGGCATCGTGACGGGAGGGCGGACATGTCCCAACGTTGTCG GTCCCGACTTTGCCTCCCTGGACCAGTCTGCCATCGTGGGTCTGTGCGACGTGAACGGCTATCCGCAGAGCTACAACCCGTCCACCCACATCTGCTGCCGCGACGGTATTCACGAGGGGCCGACCCGCGACTCCATCTGCCGAACCTGCGGCAGCACCACCTTCGTGCAGCGGAGAGGCGTGCCCATGATGTGCTGCGGGAACTCTCCGTACGACCCCAGGTCCAGCACCTGCTGCAATGGGAGAGTTTCGCAAGGATCTAGCTGCAAGCACAGCCAGG GAGGATCCCCATTCGACGTGAACGTTGGGACGGCCCAGTACGTCAATCCCGGAGAAACAGTGACGTTGACGTGCACGTATTCTCCTGCGTCACAAAAGGCGGATGCCATCACCTGGTCCAAGGGGAACAACCGCAAGTCCGACGCAGTCTTACACAGCGTGTACGGACCGAGGGGGTACGGAGACTTCGCCGGGCGTGTCTCCCTGATAGACCAAGCGTCCCTGTCGATCAAGGACGTGCGCCCGGAGGATACAGGGAAGTACACGTGTGCTGTGCAGGTCGGGAAGTCCAGAGTGTCGGGAAGTCTGCAGCTGTTCGTCTCCAGTCAAC GCCAGAGCTCGGAGTCCGGCTGCCTGGTTGAGAACCGAGTGTACCGTGACCAGGAGAGGTTCCGCCACCCGAGCCAGTCCTGCATGAACTGTGTGTGCCAGGGCAGGGAGGTGTCCTGTCAGCCCAAACAGTGTCCCCCCGCCACCTGCCCCAACCCCAGGAAGGACGAATGCTGTCAGACCTGCAACG GTTGCAGCTTTAGCGGCGAGGACTACAACAACGGAGACCAGTTCCAGCATTCGTCCAACCCATGCAGGACGTGCCATTGTATG AACGGCCATGTGCGCTGTATGGCCACAACCTGTCCCACACCGAAGTGTCCGAACGCTGTGACCCAACCGGGACAGTGTTGTCCGCAGTGCCCAG GTGCACCAGCAGGCGGAGACTCAGGTTGCATTTACGAGGGAAGTACCTACTCTGCCGGACAGCAGTTCAATGACCCCAGGGACACGTGCAGGCTGTGCAACTGCCAAAACGGCGCCGTGAACTGTCGTAGGAGACCATGTCCTGCTGCTAACTGCCCCTACCCCGTCATCAGGGACTGCTGCAGGGCTTGTGACG ATTGCAGTGTCGACGGCCAACAATACAGGAACGGAGAGGAGTTCGCCGATCCACGAGACGAATGTCTGACGTGTCAATGCTCA AACGGGCACGTGGTATGCAATCGCAGAGAGTGTCCCGACACGACCTGTGCGAACGCCATAACACGCGCTGGAGAATGCTGCCCTGTCTGTGAAG GTTCTACCGTGCCGGATGCCCTAACACCGCGCCCAACCGCACCCACCGGACTCTCTGGATACGCCGTTGATGCCAAGACCATCTCTGTGCAGTGGCGACCGCCTCCAAACACATTAGGTCTTCGTGGCTACAGAGTCTTTTACCAG AAAATCGGAGATTCTGATCCACAATCCACGGACACGGAGTCCAGAGATCTGTCCTACAACATCCGGGGTGTTGAGCCGTTCACGGACTACCAGATCTGGGTGACGTCATATGGCATCGGTGGGGAGAGCGAGAGGAGCAACAAGATCGTCGTTAGGACGTCTGAACGGA CTGCACTGGCACCGCAAGACGTCACAGCAACTGCCGTGGACTCACAGAGCGTCTTGGTCGAGTGGCGCCACCCAGTGCCTTCCTCCCCAACTGCACGTATCACTGGATACCGTATCCTCTACAAGCAGGCGAGCGAGAGCGACGATCAGTACCAGGACGTAGGACTT TCAACTACAGACACGTCGTTCACAATACGCGGACTGAACCCCTACACGGAGTATGACGTCATTGTCGCCACTGCTAGTGAAGGTGGAGACGAGGCCCGGAGTATGCCCGTCAGAGTACGCACGGCCGAAGGAA CGCCTGGACCTGTGGGTGAACTGACGGGAGAGGCTGACGGAGACACCTCCATCAAGGTGTCCTGGCAACCCCCGACTGTGGTCAACGGAGTCCTGCAAGGATACCGCATCTACTATCAG CGCATCGGAGACAGAGACTTTGAGGAAGTCGAAGTGAGCGACCCAAGAGAGACGTCATACTTGTTGACCGATCTGAGAAGCAACGCGCGGTACCGGATCTGGATGATCGCCTTCAACGGGGCGGTGGACGGTCTGAAGAGCCAGGAGATAATCGTCAATACCGGAGGCGAAT ACCCTCAAGTTCCCGGAGTCCCACTGGGTGTTCGGGTCTTCCCGGAGGACCCCACGACCATCCGGGTGCAGTGGCAGGCTCCTTCGTTAGGGGGCACACTGTCAGGGTACAGAATACACTACCAG GTTGATGGAGATTCGCTGATATCTACCGTGGAAGCCGGACCGAACGCCCGATCCCAGACCATCACCGGACTGCAGCCCGGCACCACCTATAACGTGTGGGTGGTGGCGTACTCCTCAGCCGGGGTCGGCAGGAGGAGCCAGAGAATATCCATCACCACGCAGGAGATAG CTACTGACGAAGCCCCCGGTCCACCCCGAAACGTGCGCATGGGCATCGTGAACCCGACGTCGGTGCAGCTGGACTGGGTGGCGCCCATCCCCGGCGGGTACGACATCTCCGAGCCGGTCAAGGGCTACAGGATCCTGTACCAGCGCGTCGGCGTCCGCGTCATCGGAGAAATCGAG GTCGACTCGTCGGTTCTATCGTACACCCTGACCGGACTGAACCCTAACGCGGAGTACACCATCTGGATACAGGCCTTCACAGAAACAACAGACGGACGGAGGAGCGAGGCCCTCCAGCTGCCACGGAGAGAATCCGTTGAAGAAG TTGCCCTGCCATCTGCACCAATTGGCGTCAGTGCCAACGCACTGGATTCCCGCAGCATACGAGTACAATGGTCCCAACCAGAGGGCGACCCGAGCAGCATCCAGGGGTACCGCGTGCTGTACCGGCGGGCGGGAGACGACAGCATGGTGTCCGCCGAGGTGGGAGCCGACCAGACGGCGTACACCATCAGCAGCCTGTCCAGCGACACGGACTATGAGATACAGGTCCTGGCGTACACAGAATCCGGCGATGGCGACCAGAGCGGCCCCGTTCTGGTCCGGACACCCACAGCGCCAG